A region from the Corylus avellana chromosome ca7, CavTom2PMs-1.0 genome encodes:
- the LOC132186587 gene encoding U-box domain-containing protein 33-like, whose translation MGSRQEMSLEDPMVYVAVGKDVKAECNSTLLWALQNSGGKRICILHVHVPAQLIPFSISSMNTFVSVSKWGYKFYSLFSVRAQKLEIEMDRIEKGIVDLISKHEIKKLVMGAAADKHYNRRMTELKSSKAKYVREHAPISCHIQFICKGHLIFTREASAEILPESGQSNLMKSRSVALGAHDRDRDNSEIRQSNYVRSQSVTAGHNRDSSGRMMGIFDIPSPAAAGTSDQETSSSPKSPSGSDGWGDGLGLGRSPSGSGYYCSTSSPKRVADVTLSSWNEANEFSAPSPAGSGYSRTSYVDIGSPLLPQSPRLVSSASTISTCSSNGALNAVDESLDDTLYERLQQVMAENEKETLRRQRAERDVIEAKRRGQEESRQRKEFEEALVKVKEELENVKNQRDQVKEELGISQEHELSLKIHIAELQKVMNQVQMERDNALKEVEGLRSRKQVGDDHHFCEFKLSEIEEATQKFDESRKIGQGGYGSIYKGLLRQKEVAIKMLQSPGAHGISQFQMEVSVLSQLRHQNLVKLTGSCPEVFALIYEFLPNGSLEDRLNMKDNSPPLLWQTRIRIATELCSVLIYLHSAKPHSIVHGDLKPSNILLDANFVSKLSDFEICRMLLSDASSSNNVNTTLSHITIPKGSFAFIDPEFLETGVLTLKSDVYSFGIILLQLLTGRQPFKISNEVKYALDVGNLKDLLDPLAGDWPILAAHKLARLGLRCCDRNRRSRPELGSEVWKVLEPMRASYGS comes from the exons ATGGGAAGCAGACAGGAGATGAGTTTAGAGGATCCGATGGTATACGTTGCTGTGGGAAAAGATGTGAAGGCTGAGTGCAATTCAACCCTGTTATGGGCTTTGCAGAACTCCGGAGGAAAGAGGATTTGCATTCTTCATGTTCATGTTCCTGCGCAGCTGATCCCCTTTAGTAT ATCCTCGATGAATACGTTCGTTTCTGTCTCCAAATGGGGGTATAAATTTTATTCccttttttct gtACGGGCACAAAAACTAGAAATAGAAATGGACCGTATCGAGAAGGGAATTGTAGACCTCATCTCTAAGCACGAGATCAAGAAGCTTGTTATGGGAGCAGCCGCAGACAAACACTACAATCG AAGAATGACAGAACTCAAGTCTAGTAAAGCAAAATATGTACGCGAACACGCCCCTATTTCCTGTCATATACAATTCATCTGCAAAGGCCACCTCATCTTCACCAG GGAAGCAAGCGCAGAGATATTGCCTGAAAGTGGACAATCAAACCTCATGAAATCACGGTCGGTTGCTTTGGGGGCGCACGACAGGGACAGGGACAATAGTGAAATCCGACAATCAAACTACGTGAGATCACAATCTGTTACAGCGGGGCACAATAGGGATAGCAGTGGAAGAATGATGGGCATATTTGATATCCCTTCACCGGCGGCAGCGGGCACTAGTGATCAAGAGACTTCTTCATCTCCAAAGAGTCCTTCGGGTTCTGATGGATGGGGGGATGGCTTAGGATTGGGAAGGAGTCCTTCCGGTTCGGGTTATTATTGCTCAACCAGCTCTCCCAAAAGAGTGGCTGACGTAACTCTGTCTTCATGGAATGAGGCCAATGAGTTTAGCGCACCCTCTCCCGCGGGTTCGGGTTATTCAAGAACCTCTTATGTGGATATCGGATCTCCATTGCTGCCGCAGAGTCCAAGATTGGTTTCTAGTGCAAGTACCATCTCAACATGCTCTTCTAATGGAGCCCTCAATGCTGTG GACGAAAGTTTAGATGACACTCTTTATGAGCGACTTCAACAAGTGATGGcagagaatgaaaaagaaacactcaGGCGTCAAAGAGCAGAAAGAGATGTGATTGAGGCCAAACGCCGG GGCCAAGAAGAATCgagacaaagaaaagaatttgaGGAAGCGCTGGTGAAGGTAAAAGAAGAGCTTGAAAATGTGAAGAATCAGAGAGACCAAGTAAAGGAGGAACTGGGGATTTCTCAAGAACATGAATTATCATTAAAGATTCATATTGCAGAATTACAGAAAGTGATGAATCAGGTGCAGATGGAGCGTGATAATGCGCTGAAAGAAGTTGAAGGGCTAAGATCAAGAAAACAAGTTGGTGATGATCATCACTTCTGTGAGTTCAAGCTCTCTGAGATCGAAGAAGCTACTCAGAAATTTGATGAATCCAGGAAAATTGGACAAGGAGGATATGGAAGCATTTATAAAGGTCTCCTGCGTCAAAAAGAAGTTGCAATTAAGATGCTACAATCTCCTGGCGCCCATGGCATCTCACAATTCCAAATGGAG gttAGTGTATTAAGTCAGCTGAGGCATCAGAATCTTGTGAAACTTACTGGATCATGCCCTGAAGTTTTTGCGCTCATCTATGAGTTTCTCCCCAATGGAAGCCTTGAAGATAGACTGAACATGAAAGACAACAGCCCTCCATTATTATGGCAAACTCGAATACGCATTGCCACAGAGTTGTGCTCTGTCCTCATTTATCTTCATTCTGCTAAACCTCATAGCATAGTACATGGTGATTTGAAGCCCTCCAACATCCTCCTTGACGCCAACTTTGTCAGTAAACTGAGTGACTTTGAAATCTGCCGCATGTTGTTATCTGATGCAAGTTCAAGCAACAACGTAAACACAACGCTGTCTCATATAACTATCCCAAAGGGCAGTTTCGCTTTCATAGATCCTGAGTTTCTTGAAACAGGAGTGCTTACTTTGAAGTCTGATGTTTACTCGTTTGGGATCATATTACTACAACTGTTGACTGGGAGACAACCCTTTAAGATATCAAATGAAGTGAAATATGCCCTGGATGTCGGAAACTTGAAAGATCTCTTGGATCCTTTGGCAGGAGACTGGCCGATTTTGGCTGCTCACAAGTTGGCTCGCCTGGGATTGAGATGCTGCGACAGGAACCGAAGGAGTCGGCCGGAGCTTGGGTCAGAAGTGTGGAAGGTGCTTGAACCAATGAGGGCTTCATATGGGTCCTGA